A stretch of the Actinomycetes bacterium genome encodes the following:
- the pth gene encoding aminoacyl-tRNA hydrolase, whose protein sequence is MILIIGLGNPGVQYNRTRHNIGFMAVARFAEGRKVSSYSKFNADMLKLNCCQQEILLAKPLTYMNRSGSSVSAILNHYGPEISQMLVIQDDLDIEFGKIRFKSGGSTAGHKGLESIVASTGSKEFHRLRIGIGRPPGTRDPADYVLQPFGKKEARELVFVLQDTVEAIEAYIEHGLNYVMNKYN, encoded by the coding sequence ATGATTTTAATTATCGGGCTGGGCAATCCCGGAGTTCAGTATAACCGTACCAGGCATAATATTGGGTTTATGGCCGTTGCCAGGTTTGCTGAAGGACGGAAAGTCAGCAGTTATAGCAAATTTAATGCTGATATGCTTAAGCTAAACTGCTGCCAGCAGGAGATACTTCTGGCCAAGCCCCTAACCTATATGAACCGGAGCGGAAGCTCGGTATCTGCTATACTAAATCATTATGGACCTGAGATTAGCCAGATGCTGGTAATACAAGATGATCTGGATATAGAATTTGGGAAAATCAGGTTCAAATCCGGCGGAAGCACAGCTGGACATAAAGGTCTGGAATCAATTGTGGCTTCTACCGGGAGCAAGGAATTCCACCGTTTAAGGATAGGTATAGGCAGGCCGCCCGGAACCAGGGACCCTGCAGATTATGTGTTACAGCCCTTCGGGAAGAAAGAAGCCCGGGAGCTTGTTTTTGTGCTGCAGGATACAGTGGAAGCCATTGAGGCCTATATTGAACATGGTCTGAATTATGTTATGAATAAATATAATTAG
- the mfd gene encoding transcription-repair coupling factor has product MLLDLFCAQDEFKKISSLLEEKKESLSIGTAEDLWAYMIAFFAENSKGPTLAITSTWDRAQELVTEVASLSKKQVLSYPSPPMSIYYRDKVVDMQKITSRLKVIKTAGSRQSFVVVASINSCLNLMDHQLLKNLDPVTLKQGGQYERDTLVARLVESGYERVNMVYDRGEFSIRGSVVDVFDITGDLMLRLDFFGDDLQHIYAVNPVTGKKESSEKQAEIFPNINPWKLKKGHNSLSLQQYLSKTLGSLTTVICDPLEVEVKMSSDRDVLAKILLEDMDKTILESMDCLDNYLLPKEEIFKHASTRVLLNPTNSSARRDINLNIQPQKRSFARPENFLSNIRKDFKAGRKVYISVSNSKRRDKIKQIITEDGLSFKQQGEDRHRVANILDKNLLHGFRSGQASVYGELDVYQKPESSLQDEALLSLREIEGFKPGQYLVHKTHGIGRYVDIVSRQSGGYKKDYFLIEYANNDRLYVPTWQADRITKYIGKENPRITTLNSKQWDRMKTRVRNSVKKLAFDLSRLYAHREAMEGFSFTVDTPWQREISDLFPFTETIDQVKAIQKVNQAMASSRPMDMLVCGDVGFGKTEVAIRAAFAAIESGKQVMMLVPTTILADQHYHNFSQRYQDYPVKLEVLSRFRKRSSQKEIIKSFNQGQADMIIGTHRILQKDINPKNLGLIIVDEEQRFGVGSKEKIKLLKKNADVLTLTATPIPRTLYMALTGIRDMATINTHPEGRNPIETFVGQKDDQIIRQAIDREIKRGGQIYYVFNNIKGIQNRLSYLKDLVSEARIALAHGQMKGTKIEQIMSDFIDKKYDVLLTTTIIESGMDISNVNTLIVENAHSFGLSQLHQLRGRVGRSTERAYAYFFYPRLQSLSLTSLRRLKALAEYTDLGSGYSIALRDMEIRGAGELLGPRQSGHMDSVGFEMYCQIIKEEVARLKGQPVKRDMNIQIEIPVSAYIPKSFIPKEKDRLNIYRSLGQAESIDKIGEVSEFIGERYGRFPQTVVNLINLAKIKNLMQKAEIGSMVYRNRALIFKKVDLYLTDEQLKEVDANLFYRARGQQLVLKVIENNINLGLVYNILNVIISNIDWRKEKRLESEKN; this is encoded by the coding sequence ATGTTGCTTGATCTATTTTGTGCCCAGGACGAATTTAAAAAAATCTCAAGCCTTCTGGAAGAAAAAAAAGAAAGCCTGAGTATAGGTACCGCAGAAGACCTGTGGGCTTATATGATTGCTTTCTTTGCTGAAAATTCTAAAGGCCCTACCCTGGCCATAACCTCTACCTGGGACAGGGCCCAGGAATTGGTAACCGAAGTGGCCAGCCTTTCTAAAAAACAGGTTTTAAGTTACCCCAGTCCTCCCATGTCTATATATTACCGGGACAAAGTGGTAGATATGCAGAAGATAACATCCAGGCTTAAAGTCATAAAGACTGCCGGCAGCAGGCAATCCTTTGTAGTTGTAGCCAGCATAAATTCCTGCCTTAATTTAATGGACCACCAGCTTTTAAAAAATCTTGATCCCGTAACCTTGAAACAGGGAGGCCAGTACGAAAGGGATACTCTGGTGGCAAGGCTGGTTGAGTCCGGCTATGAACGGGTAAACATGGTCTATGACCGGGGGGAGTTCAGTATCAGAGGTTCGGTAGTTGATGTTTTCGATATAACTGGTGATTTAATGTTAAGACTTGATTTCTTTGGAGATGACCTGCAGCATATTTATGCAGTTAACCCGGTAACCGGGAAGAAGGAGTCCAGCGAAAAACAGGCAGAAATCTTTCCCAATATAAACCCCTGGAAACTTAAAAAAGGCCATAACAGTTTATCCCTGCAGCAATACCTGAGCAAAACCCTGGGCAGCCTGACTACAGTTATCTGTGATCCCCTGGAAGTAGAAGTAAAAATGTCCAGCGACAGGGATGTACTGGCCAAGATACTTTTAGAAGATATGGATAAAACCATATTGGAAAGCATGGATTGCCTTGATAATTACCTGCTGCCAAAAGAGGAAATATTTAAGCATGCTTCAACCAGGGTTCTTTTAAACCCGACAAACTCAAGTGCCCGGAGGGACATAAATTTAAATATCCAGCCCCAGAAGAGAAGTTTTGCCCGGCCTGAAAATTTTCTTTCTAATATAAGGAAGGATTTTAAGGCGGGTAGAAAGGTATATATTTCTGTCTCTAATTCCAAAAGAAGGGATAAAATAAAACAGATAATCACTGAAGACGGCTTATCCTTTAAACAGCAGGGAGAAGATAGGCACAGGGTGGCCAATATACTGGACAAAAATCTTCTTCATGGGTTCAGGTCAGGCCAGGCTTCTGTATACGGAGAGCTTGATGTTTATCAGAAACCGGAAAGCAGCCTGCAGGATGAAGCTCTTCTATCTCTCAGGGAGATTGAAGGTTTTAAGCCGGGACAGTATCTGGTACATAAAACCCATGGCATAGGCCGCTATGTTGATATAGTGTCCCGGCAGTCGGGCGGATACAAAAAGGACTATTTTTTAATAGAGTATGCCAATAATGACCGGCTGTATGTGCCTACCTGGCAAGCAGATAGAATTACTAAATATATCGGCAAGGAAAATCCGCGAATTACCACCCTGAATTCAAAGCAGTGGGATCGGATGAAGACAAGGGTCAGGAACTCAGTTAAAAAACTTGCTTTTGACCTTTCCAGGCTTTATGCCCACAGGGAAGCCATGGAAGGGTTTTCCTTTACTGTAGATACTCCCTGGCAGAGGGAAATATCGGACCTGTTTCCATTTACCGAAACCATAGACCAGGTTAAGGCTATCCAGAAGGTTAACCAGGCCATGGCCAGTTCCCGGCCTATGGACATGCTGGTATGCGGCGATGTGGGGTTTGGAAAAACAGAGGTGGCTATACGGGCTGCTTTTGCTGCCATAGAATCTGGCAAACAGGTAATGATGCTGGTACCTACCACCATACTTGCAGACCAGCACTACCATAATTTCAGCCAGAGGTACCAGGATTATCCGGTAAAACTGGAGGTATTGAGCAGGTTCAGGAAAAGAAGCAGCCAGAAAGAGATAATTAAAAGTTTTAACCAGGGTCAGGCGGATATGATAATAGGCACCCACAGGATACTGCAGAAAGATATAAATCCTAAAAACCTGGGCCTTATCATAGTGGACGAAGAGCAGAGGTTTGGGGTAGGGAGCAAGGAAAAAATAAAGTTGCTTAAAAAGAATGCGGATGTGCTTACCCTCACCGCCACCCCCATTCCCAGAACCCTGTATATGGCCTTAACTGGAATAAGGGATATGGCTACCATAAACACCCATCCTGAAGGCAGGAACCCTATAGAGACTTTTGTGGGCCAGAAGGATGACCAGATTATAAGGCAGGCTATAGACCGGGAGATAAAGAGGGGAGGCCAGATTTATTATGTATTTAATAATATAAAAGGCATACAGAACAGGTTGTCATACCTTAAAGATCTGGTCTCGGAGGCAAGGATTGCCCTGGCCCATGGCCAGATGAAGGGAACTAAAATTGAGCAGATAATGTCAGATTTTATAGATAAAAAATATGATGTTCTGCTTACCACCACTATCATTGAATCGGGTATGGATATCAGCAATGTAAACACGCTTATAGTAGAAAATGCGCACAGTTTTGGCCTATCCCAGCTGCACCAGTTAAGAGGCAGGGTGGGCAGGTCCACGGAGAGAGCCTATGCCTATTTCTTCTACCCCCGGCTGCAGAGCCTGAGCCTGACTTCTCTGCGGAGGCTAAAAGCCCTGGCAGAGTATACTGATTTAGGCTCCGGTTACAGCATAGCCTTGAGGGATATGGAAATAAGGGGAGCCGGGGAACTGCTGGGCCCCCGTCAGAGCGGCCATATGGACAGCGTGGGGTTTGAGATGTATTGCCAGATTATAAAAGAAGAAGTAGCCAGGCTTAAAGGCCAGCCGGTAAAACGGGATATGAATATACAGATAGAAATACCGGTAAGTGCATATATACCCAAGAGTTTTATACCTAAAGAAAAGGATAGGTTAAATATCTACCGCAGCCTGGGCCAGGCAGAGAGCATAGATAAAATAGGGGAAGTATCGGAGTTTATAGGCGAAAGATATGGAAGATTTCCCCAGACAGTGGTAAACCTTATAAACCTGGCCAAAATAAAGAACCTGATGCAGAAAGCCGAAATCGGCAGTATGGTTTACAGAAACAGGGCCCTGATATTTAAGAAGGTGGATCTGTATTTAACCGATGAGCAGCTAAAAGAAGTGGATGCCAATCTCTTCTACAGGGCAAGGGGCCAGCAGCTGGTGCTAAAGGTAATTGAAAACAATATTAATTTGGGTTTAGTTTATAATATTCTAAATGTTATAATAAGCAACATTGACTGGAGAAAGGAAAAGAGGTTAGAAAGTGAAAAAAATTAG
- a CDS encoding peptidylprolyl isomerase: protein MKKISFIIALLLIFILVLTISGCSKAAAVVNGEKISDSDIDAYFNFFKSQDTEGALEQDQATIDNVQSNILDSLIVIKLLKQYAQEEGISVSQEELDTRYQEIIETYGSREEFEQALESMSVDEEFLRNELENQILRTKIFDMVTAGIEVSEEEAADFYEQNKQDLFLVPEKVEVSHILARFELEEGQTEITEQEKQSAMDKIEFVQQELEEGRSFEEVALEYSDDTASAENGGGLGYISRGEMAEEFENIAFALQVGEVSDIVETVYGYHILKVTDKQDEYIKEYDEVRETVITYMESENKNAAWSDFVYGLIDGAEIEYNTEIKSQLTPEEEIEEGQE, encoded by the coding sequence GTGAAAAAAATTAGTTTTATTATTGCATTATTATTAATATTTATCTTGGTGCTAACCATAAGCGGTTGCTCCAAAGCAGCAGCAGTAGTAAATGGAGAAAAGATAAGCGACAGTGATATTGACGCCTATTTTAATTTTTTTAAAAGCCAGGATACTGAAGGGGCTCTGGAGCAGGATCAGGCAACCATAGATAATGTGCAGAGCAACATACTGGATTCGCTAATTGTAATTAAGCTGCTCAAGCAGTACGCCCAGGAAGAAGGTATCAGTGTCAGCCAGGAGGAGCTGGATACCCGATACCAGGAGATAATAGAAACCTACGGCTCCCGTGAAGAATTTGAACAGGCCCTGGAATCCATGAGCGTAGATGAGGAATTTTTGAGAAATGAGCTGGAAAACCAGATCTTAAGGACCAAGATATTTGATATGGTAACTGCAGGTATAGAGGTTTCTGAAGAAGAAGCCGCAGACTTTTATGAACAAAACAAGCAGGATCTGTTTTTAGTGCCTGAAAAAGTAGAGGTAAGTCATATACTGGCCAGGTTTGAGCTTGAAGAGGGGCAGACAGAGATAACCGAACAGGAAAAACAGTCGGCGATGGATAAGATAGAATTTGTGCAGCAGGAACTGGAAGAGGGCAGATCATTTGAAGAAGTGGCCCTAGAATATTCTGATGATACCGCTTCAGCTGAAAACGGGGGAGGGCTGGGCTATATTTCCCGTGGCGAAATGGCAGAGGAATTTGAGAATATAGCTTTTGCTTTGCAGGTAGGCGAGGTCAGCGATATCGTAGAAACTGTCTACGGTTACCATATACTTAAGGTAACCGATAAGCAGGATGAATATATAAAGGAATATGATGAGGTCAGGGAGACAGTTATAACTTACATGGAAAGTGAAAACAAGAATGCAGCCTGGTCTGATTTTGTATATGGTTTAATAGACGGGGCAGAGATTGAATACAATACCGAGATAAAAAGTCAGCTTACTCCGGAAGAAGAAATTGAGGAAGGCCAGGAGTAG
- the mazG gene encoding nucleoside triphosphate pyrophosphohydrolase has translation MDYDIKEIDRMDQSEKLFSILLSVMAKLRSNQGCVWDREQNHASLKKNLIEETYEAVESIEKNDLSSLREELGDLLLQVVFHSQIGKENGTFDINGVLKEIIKKLIRRHPHVFSNQKVDNSTQVLENWEAIKKKERKQKNRTRDSVFAGIPRILPALHFAHEIQKRAARLGFDWDRQDEVMDKIKEEMDELEQELDQEDLQKAGQEIGDLLFSVVNLSRKLDIDCEYSLKGSSRKFIKRFDYMEKYALEHNIDFKSLPLKEKDKLWEKAKKAI, from the coding sequence GTGGATTACGATATAAAAGAAATTGACCGTATGGACCAGAGCGAAAAACTGTTCAGCATACTTCTATCGGTAATGGCAAAACTGAGATCAAATCAGGGATGTGTCTGGGACCGGGAGCAGAACCACGCCAGCCTTAAGAAAAATCTTATTGAAGAAACCTATGAGGCGGTAGAGTCCATTGAGAAAAATGACCTTTCTTCATTAAGGGAAGAGCTGGGTGATTTATTGCTGCAGGTGGTTTTCCACAGTCAGATAGGTAAAGAAAATGGAACTTTTGATATTAATGGCGTCCTGAAAGAGATTATAAAAAAACTGATCAGGCGGCATCCTCATGTATTCAGCAATCAGAAAGTAGATAATTCTACCCAGGTACTTGAAAACTGGGAGGCTATAAAAAAGAAGGAAAGAAAACAAAAAAACCGGACCAGGGATTCCGTTTTTGCAGGCATTCCGCGAATTCTTCCTGCGCTGCATTTTGCCCATGAAATTCAGAAACGGGCCGCAAGGTTAGGATTTGACTGGGACCGGCAGGATGAAGTTATGGATAAGATTAAAGAAGAGATGGATGAACTTGAACAGGAACTGGACCAAGAAGACCTGCAGAAAGCAGGACAGGAGATAGGCGATCTCCTGTTTTCAGTGGTTAATTTGAGCAGGAAACTGGATATTGATTGTGAGTACAGCTTAAAAGGCAGCTCCCGGAAGTTTATTAAAAGGTTTGATTATATGGAGAAATATGCCTTAGAACATAATATTGATTTTAAGTCACTCCCCCTAAAGGAGAAGGATAAGTTATGGGAAAAAGCCAAAAAAGCAATTTAA
- the pyk gene encoding pyruvate kinase, with product MGKSQKSNLIRRAKVIATIGPACNDYHGLKTMIENGMDIARINTSHAGEKEVTEVVGHIRDISKELNSNTAILLDLQGPKIRIGELKQDLVIKNGDYLNFTPKETEGTYDADKGMVLSVSYPNLIKDLHKGNTIFIDDGLIECRVVEISSRDSMARCEVIRGGVVRSHKGINLPGIRLSIESVTEKDMYFLDLGVDLGVDFIAQSFVREAGDVKKIQQAIKKKNGHQMVVAKIEKHEATTNFDEILEQADAIMIARGDLGIEIDEEDVPIFQKNIIKDTNQAGKPVITATQMLDSMIRNPRPTRAEVSDVANAILDGSDAIMLSGETAVGKYPVESLQMMIKIINKTEKELMADQLLSVRDNDKKDTITQAISSASCEIAARLNAKTIISSTQSGHTARQVAKNRPHSLIIGASPHDYVVHQLMVSWGVIPVKTKFVGNISEIINEAIEAARKEGYVQSKDTVVITAGILVNKPGSTNFINVKKID from the coding sequence ATGGGAAAAAGCCAAAAAAGCAATTTAATACGAAGGGCGAAGGTAATTGCTACCATAGGCCCTGCCTGCAATGACTACCACGGCCTGAAAACCATGATTGAAAACGGAATGGATATTGCCAGGATAAATACCTCTCATGCCGGTGAAAAAGAAGTTACTGAAGTTGTGGGACATATCAGAGATATTTCAAAGGAGCTAAATTCCAATACTGCTATATTGCTGGACCTGCAGGGTCCCAAGATAAGGATAGGGGAGCTCAAGCAGGACCTGGTAATAAAAAATGGAGATTATTTAAACTTTACCCCCAAAGAAACAGAGGGTACCTATGATGCTGACAAGGGCATGGTGCTAAGTGTAAGCTATCCCAATTTGATAAAAGATTTGCACAAAGGCAATACCATCTTTATTGATGACGGGCTTATTGAGTGCCGGGTAGTGGAGATAAGCAGCCGGGACTCTATGGCCAGATGCGAGGTAATAAGGGGTGGTGTAGTCAGGTCACATAAAGGTATAAACCTACCGGGAATCAGATTAAGTATAGAATCGGTTACGGAGAAAGATATGTATTTTCTGGATCTGGGAGTAGACCTGGGAGTTGATTTTATCGCCCAGTCCTTTGTAAGGGAAGCAGGGGATGTTAAAAAGATACAGCAGGCAATCAAGAAAAAAAATGGGCATCAGATGGTAGTAGCAAAGATTGAAAAACATGAAGCTACAACTAATTTTGATGAAATCCTGGAGCAGGCTGATGCCATCATGATTGCCAGGGGGGATTTGGGTATAGAGATCGATGAGGAAGATGTACCCATCTTTCAGAAAAATATAATAAAGGATACCAATCAAGCAGGAAAGCCGGTAATCACTGCAACCCAGATGCTGGATTCCATGATAAGGAACCCCAGGCCGACCCGGGCCGAGGTAAGTGATGTGGCCAATGCCATACTGGATGGTTCCGACGCCATAATGCTTTCAGGAGAGACTGCTGTGGGTAAATACCCGGTGGAGTCATTGCAGATGATGATTAAGATAATTAACAAAACTGAAAAAGAGTTAATGGCTGACCAGCTGCTGTCTGTCCGGGACAATGATAAGAAGGATACCATAACCCAGGCTATCAGCTCTGCTTCCTGTGAAATTGCTGCCAGGCTGAATGCCAAAACCATAATATCTTCTACCCAGTCCGGGCATACTGCCAGGCAGGTGGCAAAGAACCGGCCCCACAGCCTTATAATAGGGGCCAGTCCCCATGATTATGTAGTACACCAGTTAATGGTAAGCTGGGGAGTCATACCGGTTAAGACCAAGTTTGTAGGCAATATAAGTGAAATAATAAATGAAGCTATTGAAGCAGCAAGAAAAGAGGGTTATGTGCAATCCAAAGATACAGTGGTTATAACTGCAGGTATTCTGGTAAACAAGCCGGGAAGCACCAATTTTATAAATGTGAAAAAAATAGACTAG